A window of Nicotiana tabacum cultivar K326 chromosome 24, ASM71507v2, whole genome shotgun sequence contains these coding sequences:
- the LOC107762972 gene encoding uncharacterized protein LOC107762972, which yields MLRRQMKSLQVARGGESLDSEDLCIHPDVDMPVGYKPPKFDIFDGTEDPHAHLRAYCDKLVGVGRNKKLRMKLFIRNLTGEAHQFAMVNLQKKPSKLFQGYAQRRRSEAARAQPPLDDSELTKYFIRAHDGIYFEKMMGMMGQKFPELVKMGDFLEKSIKSGKVQSMAVLQVASKSIQSRSIGIVKKKKEESGAIQCTPAPPNVNRIPLPNHRNQAANMITLDEEYNLKGTIITIENAEAAMIPPQKAPIIIVQLRSTLIVQTYPQQPADATRDEEDPE from the exons ATGTTGAGAAGGCAAATGAAGAGTCTCCAAGTTGCCCGAGGAGGTGAAAGTTTGGACTCTGAGGACCTATGTATTCATCCAGATGTGGATATGCCAGTAGGGTACAAACCCCCAAAGTTCGATATTTTTGATGGGACGGAGGACCCTCACGCACATTTGAGGGCTTATTGTGACAAGTTGGTCGGAGTGGGAAGAAATAAGAAGTTGAGGATGAAATTGTTTATAAGAAATTTGACGGGAGAAGCACACCAG TTCGCAATGGTGAACCTGCAAAAAAAACCATCTAAGTTGTTCCAAGGATATGCACAACGGCGGAGGTCGGAGGCTGCCAGGGCGCAACCTCCACTGGATGACAGTGAACTAACCAAGTATTTCATTAGAGCCCATGATGGAATATACTTTGAAAAGATGATGGGAATGATGGGTCAAAAGTTCCCCGAGCTGGTCAAGATGGGAGATTTCTTAGAAAAGAGCATAAAGTCTGGTAAAGTACAATCCATGGCAGTACTGCAAGTGGCCAGCAAGTCCATCCAGTCAAGGTCAATCGGTatcgtaaagaagaagaaagaggag AGCGGAGCCATTCAGTGCACTCCAGCACCACCTAATGTGAATCGCATCCCACTGCCAAATCATCGAAACCAGGCAGCTAACATGATCACATTAGACGAAGAATATAACCTTAAGGGAACAATTATCACTATAGAGAATGCAGAAGCCGCAATGATCCCTCCTCAAAAAGCTCCAATAATTATAGTACAATTAAGGTCTACATTGATAGTTCAAACCTATCCGCAGCAACCTGCAGATGCTACTCGAGACGAAGAAGATCCGGAGTAA
- the LOC142178338 gene encoding uncharacterized protein LOC142178338, translating to MDGGVPETLRQNQRVSFKPASARKPLLLYLSVLVNAFGGVLGQHDETGRKKQVIYYLRKKFTPCEAKVANFKGVGIRAVLISESGQHYPASTKIRFPYTNNMVEYEACILGIRMAVDMNIKELLVIGDFDLLIHQVQGEWSTKNVKILSYLHYVKELCKKFTKIEFRHVPKIKNKFVDALATLPSMIQHPEKNYIDPIEVEFRDQHAYCFHVNEEPDGKLWINPYIFLCGKVDGGLNSCFVASH from the exons ATGGACGGAGGAGTGCCAGAAAcccttcgacagaatcaaagaGTATCTTTCAAACCCGCCAGTGCTAGGAAACCATTGTTACTCTATTTGTCAGTCTTGGTCAATGCCTTTGGAGGTGTGTTGGGGCAGCATGACGAGACTGGGAGAAAGAAGCAGGTCATCTACTACTTAAGAAAGAAGTTTACACCATGTGAGGCCAA agtagcaaacttcaaaggagtcggGATTAGGGCAGTCCTGATTTCAGAATCTGGACAACACTATCCAGCATCGACAAAGATAAGATTCCCTTATACCAATAATATGgttgaatacgaggcatgcatccTTGGAATCagaatggcagtcgacatgaacatcaaAGAACTTTTGGTTATAGGAGATTTTGATTTGCTGATACACCAAGTCCAAGGAGAATGGTCCACCAAGAATGTTAAGATACTGTCGTACCTTCACTACGTGAAGGAGTTGTGCAAGAAGTTTACAAAGATTGAGTTCAGGCACGTCCCCAAAATTAAGAACAAGTTCGTCGACGCCCTTGCGACCTTACcatctatgattcagcatccagaAAAGAATTACATCGACCCAATTGAGGTAGAGTTCAGAGATCAACATGCCTATTGCTTCCATGTGAATGAAGAACCAGATGGTAAACTATG